A stretch of Mus caroli chromosome 5, CAROLI_EIJ_v1.1, whole genome shotgun sequence DNA encodes these proteins:
- the Piwil1 gene encoding piwi-like protein 1, translated as MTGRARARARGRARGQETVQHVGAAASQQPGYIPPRPQQSATEGDLVGRGRQRGMVVGATSKSQELQISAGFQELSLAERGGRRRDFHDLGVNTRQNLDHVKESKTGSSGIIVKLSTNHFRLTSRPQWALYQYHIDYNPLMEARRLRSALLFQHEDLIGRCHAFDGTILFLPKRLQHKVTEVFSQTRNGEHVRITITLTNELPPTSPTCLQFYNIIFRRLLKIMNLQQIGRNYYNPSDPIDIPNHRLVIWPGFTTSILQYENNIMLCTDVSHKVLRSETVLDFMFNLYQQTEEHKFQEQVSKELIGLIVLTKYNNKTYRVDDIDWDQNPKSTFKKADGSEVSFLEYYRKQYNQEITDLKQPVLVSQPKRRRGPGGTLPGPAMLIPELCYLTGLTDKMRNDFNVMKDLAVHTRLTPEQRQREVGRLIDYIHKDDNVQRELRDWGLSFDSNLLSFSGRILQSEKIHQGGKTFDYNPQFADWSKETRGAPLISVKPLDNWLLIYTRRNYEAANSLIQNLFKVTPAMGIQMKKAIMIEVDDRTEAYLRALQQKVTSDTQIVVCLLSSNRKDKYDAIKKYLCTDCPTPSQCVVARTLGKQQTVMAIATKIALQMNCKMGGELWRVDMPLKLAMIVGIDCYHDTTAGRRSIAGFVASINEGMTRWFSRCVFQDRGQELVDGLKVCLQAALRAWSGCNEYMPSRVIVYRDGVGDGQLKTLVNYEVPQFLDCLKSVGRGYNPRLTVIVVKKRVNARFFAQSGGRLQNPLPGTVIDVEVTRPEWYDFFIVSQAVRSGSVSPTHYNVIYDSSGLKPDHIQRLTYKLCHVYYNWPGVIRVPAPCQYAHKLAFLVGQSIHREPNLSLSNRLYYL; from the exons AACTGCAGATCTCAGCTGGGTTTCAGGAGCTGTCACTGGCAGAGAGAGGAGGGCGTCGCCGAGACTTCCATGACCTTGGTGTGAACACCAGACAGAACCTTGACCATGTCAAAGAGTCAAAGACAG GCTCCTCTGGCATCATTGTGAAGCTGAGCACCAACCACTTCCGGCTGACCTCACGCCCACAGTGGGCCCTGTATCAGTACCACATCGACTATAATCCCCTGATGGAGGCCCGAAGGCTTCGCTCCGCACTGCTCTTCCAGCACGAAGACCTCATTGGAAGGTGTCATGCTTTCGATGGGACAATATTGTTTTTACCTAAGAGACTACAGCACAAG GTCACAGAAGTATTCAGTCAGACTCGGAATGGGGAACACGTGAGGATCACCATCACCCTGACCAACGAACTGCCGCCCACCTCACCCACCTGCCTGCAGTTCTATAACATCATCTTCAGGAG GCTCTTGAAAATCATGAATTTGCAACAAATTGGACGGAATTATTACAACCCAAGTGACCCGATTGATATTCCAAACCACAG GTTGGTGATCTGGCCCGGCTTCACCACCTCCATCCTTCAGTATGAGAACAACATCATGCTCTGCACAGACGTCAGCCACAAGGTGCTCCGCAGCGAGACCGTCCTAGACTTCATGTTCAATCTGTACCAGCAGACAGAGGAGCACAAGTTCCAAGAGCAAGTGTCGAAGGAGCTCATAGGCCTCATCGTTCTCACCAA GTACAATAACAAGACCTACCGGGTGGATGACATTGACTGGGACCAGAATCCAAAGAGCACCTTCAAGAAGGCGGATGGCTCGGAGGTCAGCTTCCTGGAGTACTACAGGAAG CAATACAACCAGGAGATCACGGATCTGAAGCAGCCGGTGCTGGTGAGCCAACCCAAGCGGAGGAGAGGCCCCGGTGGCACCCTGCCTGGCCCAGCTATGCTCATCCCTGAGCTCTGCTATCTCACAG GCCTGACTGATAAAATGCGCAATGATTTCAATGTGATGAAGGACCTGGCGGTGCATACACGGCTGACCCCTGAGCAGCGGCAGCGGGAGGTGGGCCGCCTCATCGACTACATCCACAA GGATGACAACGTGCAGAGAGAGCTTCGAGACTGGGGCCTGAGCTTTGACTCAAATTTGCTGTCCTTCTCGGGAAGAATCTTACAATCCGAGAAGATCCACCAGGGTGGAAAGACG TTTGATTACAACCCACAATTTGCAGactggtccaaagaaacaagaggCGCACCGCTGATCAGCGTGAAGCCATTGGATAACTGGCTGCTGATCTATACCCGCAGGAATTATGAAGCAGCTAACTCTCTGATACAGAACCTGTTCAAAGTGACTCCAGCCATGGGCATCCAGATGAAAAAGGCAATCAT GATCGAGGTGGACGACAGAACAGAAGCTTATCTGAGAGCCTTGCAGCAGAAGGTGACGTCAGACACTCAGATA GTTGTCTGTCTCTTGTCAAGTAATCGAAAGGACAAATATGATGCCATCAAGAAGTACTTGTGTACAGACTGCCCCACCCCAAGTCAGTGTGTGGTGGCCCGGACCCTGGGCAAGCAGCAAACAGTCATGGCCATTGCCACCAAGATTGCCCTGCAGATGAACTGCAAGATGGGAGGCGAGCTCTGGCGGGTGGACATGCCT CTGAAACTGGCAATGATCGTGGGCATCGACTGTTACCATGACACCACAGCTGGGCGGAGGTCCATCGCAGGATTTGTTGCCAGCATCAATGAAGGGATGACCCG CTGGTTCTCCCGCTGCGTCTTTCAGGACCGCGGACAGGAGCTGGTGGACGGTCTCAAGGTGTGCTTGCAAG CTGCTCTGAGGGCTTGGAGTGGCTGCAATGAATATATGCCCAGCCGTGTCATCGTGTACCGAGACGGTGTGGGGGACGGGCAGCTGAAGACCCTGGTCAATTATGAGGTTCCACAGTTCCTAGACTGCCTCAAGTCAGTCGGGAGAGGTTATAA CCCAAGACTGACTGTAATCGTGGTGAAAAAGCGTGTCAATGCCAGGTTTTTTGCTCAGTCTGGGGGAAGACTTCAGAACCCTCTTCCAGGGACAGTCATCGATGTGGAAGTCACCAGACCAGAGTG GTATGACTTTTTCATCGTGAGCCAGGCAGTGAGAAGCGGGAGTGTGTCCCCAACACACTACAATGTCATCTATGACAGCAGTGGCCTGAAGCCCGACCACATCCAGCGGCTGACATACAAGCTCTGCCACGTGTACTACAATTGGCCT GGAGTCATCCGAGTCCCTGCACCTTGCCAGTATGCACACAAGCTGGCCTTCCTCGTGGGCCAGAGCATCCACAGAGAGCCGAACCTCTCCCTGTCCAACCGCCTCTACTACCTCTAA